In Deinococcus puniceus, one genomic interval encodes:
- the groES gene encoding co-chaperone GroES translates to MLKPLGDRVLVEIVEDTETKTAGGLYVPDSAKEKSQRGRVVAVGNGKVLENGTRMAVEVNVGDVVYFAKYGGTEVTLEGKNYSLLAERDILAIVE, encoded by the coding sequence ATGCTTAAACCTTTGGGCGATCGTGTGCTGGTTGAAATTGTTGAAGACACCGAAACGAAGACTGCGGGCGGCTTGTACGTGCCTGACAGCGCCAAAGAAAAGAGCCAGCGCGGGCGCGTCGTCGCTGTCGGCAACGGCAAAGTGCTGGAGAACGGAACCCGGATGGCCGTTGAGGTCAACGTGGGCGACGTCGTGTACTTCGCCAAGTACGGCGGCACCGAAGTGACGTTGGAAGGCAAGAACTACAGCCTGCTGGCCGAACGCGACATCCTCGCCATCGTTGAGTAA